In Thermosphaera sp., the sequence GTAGAAAGCATTCACCTCGTAAACCGTTCCATACAACTCCCTATCAAGAGAGATTTTTCCCAACCTGACCAAGTCCACTAACAGTCCCGCGAGAGCTGGAGAATCGTTTATCCTCATGATAATGTATAATTCATCTTTGAATTCCCCAAAGCTTAAGTATTCAATTATCATTGCTACGAACTTCTTATCGCCTAATGGCTCGAGATAACCCGTTGGTCGGATATAGTTTGGTGTTTCATATCCAAGAATATCCTCCACGATACTACTTTTCGTCTTCTTTTTCATTACGTTTCTCTCCGGTAGATTCAATGCTAGGAAGTCCGTGTTTCCCCCAATATTGAACTGGGCGATATCGAGAACGCGCCTGTTTCTCTCATATAAGTGCTCCAAGAGGTCGGCAGTTATGGGAGTTGCCCCTGTTGAACCATCGTCTCCGAAAACTACTCCTTTGTTCTCTCGATAAAAGCTTATGAATGCTGGGTCGTTTGCGATCGGGGAGGGAATAGCATTGATGAAAACCGCCGGCTTCACTTCTTTTGAGTACAGACCGACCGCGTACGCGTATGCCTGGGAAGCTGTGAGGTCTCCTTCCCTAACCCTTTTTTCAAGGCTTTCTACTCTCCCAATTGGTTCAACAGGCTCTGTTGTCATGACATTTATGAAAACATCTATCTTCAACGACTTCCACTCTTCGACTAAGTCGCGTATCGCCTCTAGTAGCTCCTTATCTTCCTCCCTACCCCTTGCCTTTATCGGCAAGCCCTTGAGACTGTTTAAGTGAATTCCTCTCCTTATCATTACGTCTCTAAGACTTCCCGGGATATTATTGCTCGGGTAATCCCTCAAGGCTATCTCGTATATTGACCTCCCTATTTTCGACTCGTCAACATCGTAGGATGCAACAATATCGATCTCAGAGTATTTGTATGGAAGCCAGTTCCTAAGTGGCACCCCGTGATCCGGAATCTCATTGCTCTTGAGTTTTTCTAACCCAACGGCGAAGTGTGTCGCAACAAGTCCCTGACCAATTATTGCGACTTTGATCATGATGTCACCTCAAATTTTAAGCTTTGAAACTATCTCCTCGAGAAAAACCACTCCTTGGCTGAAGGAATCTATACCCTTGCTCGTTGGCTCGTAGAAAGTCTCGTCTTTCACACTTCTCTTAGCAAGCAAGCCCTCTCTATGCATTCGATATACTACCGTGTAAACTGTTACCGCTGGAGGGTTGATTCCAAACCTCTCTCTAAGCCTAACTTTTACATCGTATGCTTTCAGCGGCTTTTTCTCATCTATTAAAATCTTTATAATGTAGAGCCACAGGTTCTCGATCGTCAGCTTTTTCTTGAGCCTTGAAAGAGCCTTTGAATCGCTCAACATATCACCAAATATTGCATATTTGTAGTGACAAATATAAAGGTTGTTAAGGGAGAAGCCTCGTGCGATCCCTCACGAACAGGATCGCCTCTCTCACATTATCCAGTTTGAGCATTTTCATCAGCAAACGTTCAACTCCTAGGCCGAATCCGCCATGTGGAGGAATACCATATTTGAACGCTTCTAGGTAGAATTCAAAGTCCTCCGGTTTTAACCCCTTAAGAGTCAGTGCTTCAATGAGCTTGTCGTATCGATGTTCTCTCTGACCGCCGCTAGCTATCTCCAACCCCTCATAATCGAGGTCAAACTTTCTAGTGTAAACCCCATCCTCCTCCCTCATGTAGTAAAACCCTGTCGCACTCCAAGGAAAACCTACTATGAAGTAAAGGGGATATCCTTTTTCCGACATTATCTCGCCCAACTTTTTTTCGGCGTGGTCTGGGAGGTCTTCGGCCTCCGAAACCTCTATCCCCTCGCTGACGAGGATGTCGACTACTTCTTTGAATTTTAATTTTTTAAATGGAGGAGTTATCCTATCTAGATTGACTCCCAGGGTATCCAGGTCTTGTTGATTATTCTTTACAACATAATTTACTATGTACGATACGAGGTTTTCAAGCGTTTCCATCACGTCTTCTACTCCGTGGATAAATCCCTGCTCAACGTCTATACCCCATGACTCGTTTAAATGTCGTGGAGTGTTGAACTTTTCAGCTCTAAAATAAGGAGTGATCTCGTATACTCGGGGATAAGCATTCATCAATATTTGCTTGTACAGCTGAGGGCTTTGACTCAGATATGCCTGATACTCGAAGTATTCGACCTTAAACAAAGTGGCCCCTCCTTCCGCCCCTGCTGCAACTATCTTAGGTGTTTGAATTTCGTGGAATTCATTCGACCTCAAATATTCCCGCGCAGCGTGAAGCACGGACTCCCTTATGTTGAAGATTGCTTTCTCCAGCGGATTCCTGAGGAGGAGCCACCGATACTTGATCCGAGTGTCTAGGAGCGAAGGTACTTTTCCGGATGTATCTACAGGAAGGGGAGCTACGGGTTTTGAATACACGGTTAGTTTCGAAGCAATATATTCGGTGCCTCTTTTACTTCTCTGCTCTGGAGCAACCTCTCCCTCAAAGCACATTGCCGCGCCCACTTCTAGCGTTTTTGCAATAGAGTAGAGTTCCGGCTCTCTTTCTTCTTTTAAAACCAACACATGGGGTTTTGTATTGGAGCTTGTGACTTCTAGTATGATTATCTTGCCGATATCCTTTTTTCTTAAAACCCAGCCGCATATTCGCATATCCTTCCCCGGCTCAGTTTAATTTAACAAACCCGAGATTTTTAAACAGCTATTATACCTAACCGACCCTCTACAATCAGTATTTAATAGGTGGAAGGTTTCAACATTCAGGGGATTTCAGCAGAGGCAATTACGAAAAGTGGTCCCAAATTGACGACATTTAAAGGCAATATCTTGAGGACCCTGTGCATTGAGAAATCGCATAAAAATTTCGCATATCAAACTTATTAAGTCGAAGATTAACATATATAAGTGGGCTAAATGCCTACACCCTGCTCACCAGACACCCGGTCTAGTTGGATCAGCTGAAAGGTCCGGCAAAACCGGGTGCCCAAGGGCAGGGTGGCGAGGGGCGTCTCGGGGCGAGTCTGGAGGGACGTCCGTAGGCAGGCCATGCAACTATTATTTTTATTCTCGGACTTCATTTCCTAATTGGTAAACAATAAATTAACCAGGGAGACTCAGACATGAAAAAGACTAAATCTTTTAAGCAATGCTTGGTGAGGTCGAAGAAAAACCTCACCCTATCCTTCGGGGCTATCATGATAGTTATTATCTTATTGTATAATATTCCTCCCATTCAAGTTGGTGATTATTCTATCACGATAAGCATATCTCCTTCGGATTATATCATAAGATTCAAAATTGTGAACATCACGGTTTTTACATCACCACCTAATGACAGCCTCAGCATTAAACTGATTATCAGAGGACTGCTCAACGCAACCATAGCTACTATTCCATTAATTTATGGGCAATTCTTCTACGATCTCAACCTTGTATATGAAGCTTCAGTAGCCAATTTCTCGTTTTCCCCTAATATCGATGTTATGTTGGATTTAGGGATTCCGGGATATCATCCAGCCATAACGACATACGCTTATCACACAAGAGAGGGTTATTGGGAGCTGAGATTTCAATCTCCAGGTTATCTCGACGCGTACGCCGAACTCTACCTTTTGCAAAAGGACCCAAGCATCAGCGTTCAAAATAATGGAGATTTAACAGGGCTGTTAATAATTACAGCGAAGTCTGATAATCACACCATAGTTAAGAGTGCTCAAGTTTCTCCTCGAGAAGAAATTAGACTGCTTTTAGAGGGCTACTACTTGAGAACCGATATGAATGCGAGGCTCTGCTACCTTAGAGCGGTTGTTTGCTTTAATTATAGTGAGAATCGCTTGTTTTTTGTATTAAGAGATAATTTATTATTGGTATTGACCCCGCTACTGTTGGCTGAAGTCATTCATCTGCTTCGCACTTGTAAAAGTGGAGGACGGGGCTCCGTTAAAAGAACTAAAAAGATTTAAATATTAATCACCAATAACAATATATCGGTTGGTGTAACCTATGAGGAAGTTAATATTAGCCTTAATAATCCCAATACTAGTAATATCAATGTTATATATTCCTACACCAGCTCAGGCGGAAGTTGTGAAAGGTCCGGCAAGCGACAAGGTTATAATGAAAAGAGTTCCAATCGACCAAGTACCTGATGCTATTAGAAACAAGGATATCGATTTATACATCTACAGTTTAAGACCAGCGCAAGCTGAGGCGTTGAAGGGTATTGAGGGAGTCGTCTTCTATCAAGCTCCATCGGGATTGATTGATATTATCTTGAACCCTGCTCCTGTCGCAGTAGAGGTTCTTCCTGGGACCCTGGATGCTATCGCGGCGGCGGCGAGAATAGGTGTACCCAAAGATGCTGTAGTTGGGTTGAAGACCAATGGAACACACACTTTCGTGTACTTAGGTGCTAAGCCAGGAGTGGGCGTTAACCCATTTGCATTCAAAGAAGTCAGATTCGCCATGAACTACCTGGTTGATAGAGAGACTGCGGCATTCACTATCTTGAAGGGTTATGCAGTACCCATGTACACGTTCCTAAGCCAGTTTGACCCTGACTACTCAATTATTGCTGATATTATCGCTATGAACGAGTTCAGATACGACCCATCGTATGCTGATCAATTAATTACTCAAGTTCTTCAGCGCGTTGGTGCTGCCAAGTCTGGAGGCAAATGGCTCTATGATGATCAACCAATTTCGTTGAAATTCATCATTCGTATTGAAGACGAGAGATACGACATAGGTAACATGATTGCAACCGATCTCGAATTACTAGGTTTTGACGTTCAAAGAATACCCATGAGATTTGCCGACGCAATTGCAACGTTGTATGGAACCGACCCGGCCGAGTTCCAGTGGCACATGTACACTGAGGGCTGGGGTAAGAGCGGCATTGACAAATACGATGCTGGAACGATAGCTCAATTCTGTGCCCCTTGGGTAGGTTATATGCCGGGGTGGCAGGAACCGACATTCTGGAACTATGAGCACCCCGAGATAGACGATATTACATTGAAGATCTACCAATCTCAATACAAGAGCAAGGCAGAGAGAGATGAGCTATATAGAAATGGTACTCGACTCTGCATTGAAGAGTCAATAAGAGTCTGGGTTGTTACACGACTTGATACATGGGTCGCATGGGACTATGTTAAAGGATTGACCAGAGATCTTGGAGCTGGATTGAGAGGTATATGGAACCTGCGTGAAGCCTACGTCGAGGGAAGGGCTGACAAGACGTTGAGAGTTGGACACCTATGGGTATGGACGTCCACCAGTGAGTGGAACATTTGGGGAGGATTTACTGATGTATACAGTGTAGACTGGGAGAGAGTCACGTATGATCCTTCTGTATGGAACCACCCGTTCAATGGTTTGCCAATACCGTTTAGGTCTAACTACGTAGTAATAACTGCAGGACCGGAGGGTAATATGACAGTTCCAACTACCGCGAAAATATTTGACGCCAATACGGACTCCTGGGTAAACGTACCTG encodes:
- a CDS encoding myo-inositol-1-phosphate synthase; this translates as MIKVAIIGQGLVATHFAVGLEKLKSNEIPDHGVPLRNWLPYKYSEIDIVASYDVDESKIGRSIYEIALRDYPSNNIPGSLRDVMIRRGIHLNSLKGLPIKARGREEDKELLEAIRDLVEEWKSLKIDVFINVMTTEPVEPIGRVESLEKRVREGDLTASQAYAYAVGLYSKEVKPAVFINAIPSPIANDPAFISFYRENKGVVFGDDGSTGATPITADLLEHLYERNRRVLDIAQFNIGGNTDFLALNLPERNVMKKKTKSSIVEDILGYETPNYIRPTGYLEPLGDKKFVAMIIEYLSFGEFKDELYIIMRINDSPALAGLLVDLVRLGKISLDRELYGTVYEVNAFYMKRPGPPGAKAVSKYHAYMKLLEWAGVKDPRM
- a CDS encoding PadR family transcriptional regulator, whose translation is MSDSKALSRLKKKLTIENLWLYIIKILIDEKKPLKAYDVKVRLRERFGINPPAVTVYTVVYRMHREGLLAKRSVKDETFYEPTSKGIDSFSQGVVFLEEIVSKLKI
- the aspS gene encoding aspartate--tRNA(Asn) ligase: MRICGWVLRKKDIGKIIILEVTSSNTKPHVLVLKEEREPELYSIAKTLEVGAAMCFEGEVAPEQRSKRGTEYIASKLTVYSKPVAPLPVDTSGKVPSLLDTRIKYRWLLLRNPLEKAIFNIRESVLHAAREYLRSNEFHEIQTPKIVAAGAEGGATLFKVEYFEYQAYLSQSPQLYKQILMNAYPRVYEITPYFRAEKFNTPRHLNESWGIDVEQGFIHGVEDVMETLENLVSYIVNYVVKNNQQDLDTLGVNLDRITPPFKKLKFKEVVDILVSEGIEVSEAEDLPDHAEKKLGEIMSEKGYPLYFIVGFPWSATGFYYMREEDGVYTRKFDLDYEGLEIASGGQREHRYDKLIEALTLKGLKPEDFEFYLEAFKYGIPPHGGFGLGVERLLMKMLKLDNVREAILFVRDRTRLLP
- a CDS encoding ABC transporter substrate-binding protein, producing the protein MRKLILALIIPILVISMLYIPTPAQAEVVKGPASDKVIMKRVPIDQVPDAIRNKDIDLYIYSLRPAQAEALKGIEGVVFYQAPSGLIDIILNPAPVAVEVLPGTLDAIAAAARIGVPKDAVVGLKTNGTHTFVYLGAKPGVGVNPFAFKEVRFAMNYLVDRETAAFTILKGYAVPMYTFLSQFDPDYSIIADIIAMNEFRYDPSYADQLITQVLQRVGAAKSGGKWLYDDQPISLKFIIRIEDERYDIGNMIATDLELLGFDVQRIPMRFADAIATLYGTDPAEFQWHMYTEGWGKSGIDKYDAGTIAQFCAPWVGYMPGWQEPTFWNYEHPEIDDITLKIYQSQYKSKAERDELYRNGTRLCIEESIRVWVVTRLDTWVAWDYVKGLTRDLGAGLRGIWNLREAYVEGRADKTLRVGHLWVWTSTSEWNIWGGFTDVYSVDWERVTYDPSVWNHPFNGLPIPFRSNYVVITAGPEGNMTVPTTAKIFDANTDSWVNVPEGTTAVSKVVFDLSKYLDAKWHNGIQIKMADIIGYIAMIYDLVYDPYYKTLESRIVSNTQPWLDTVKGWEFDAVNKRMTVYVDYWHFDENYIASWATVTPINPLEIHVATFELALDKRNETNLVLYRRSGYQTFSLVYPDHVTLVKNTLQTYSNNAAVLAKANKYADGLLTMDEWNQRIQADLNWINTYNLAWISNGPFMLTKMDTVANEGEMTAYRDPTYPFKPGDWYFGSPTPSAVRSVSIVSDIPNKIIPGRSTIVNIEVSGIPPLYVKYMLRDPSGQILAFADAAKIDDFNFRITLEPELTAELQYGTKYTLQLIVTSDVVATPEIAKIPLDVATYAEVLNLQQEAFQRAISQLEARIQGLSNKIDALPKPALPEDVAALKNTVDSLSTVVYATLGLVVVTLIVSIIPLIKKK